Sequence from the Paenibacillus riograndensis SBR5 genome:
GCAGGGCTGATTGTGACGCTGACCCAGATCGGTTATGTGATTGGACTGCTGTTTGTGGTGCCGCTTAGCGACATTATTGAAAACCGCCGCTTGACGGTAACCTCGCTGGCAGTTGTGGTAGCTGCACTGGCAGCGGCTACTCTTGCTCCCAATGCGCCGTTGTTTCTGGCCGCCTCCCTGTTTATCGGGCTCGGTTCGGTAGCCGCACAAATTCTGGTGCCGTATGCTTCCTACTTAGCCGCTGAAGAACACCGCGGCCGGGTCGTGGGCAATGTGATGAGCGGATTGCTGCTGGGAATTATGTTCGCCCGCCCGCTAGCCAGCTTTGTCTCCGGCCTCTGGGGCTGGCATGCGATCTTTGCCATCTCTGCGGTAATAATCGCGCTGTTGACGATCCTGTTATCCCGTGTCCTTCCTAAACGTCAGCCTATTCCAACCATGAACTATGGCGGATTGATCCGTTCGCTGGGGACGCTGCTGAAGACTACACCGGTGCTGCGCCGCCGCGCGCTGTATCAGGCCAGTCTGTTCGGAACCTTCAGCTTGTTCTGGACGACCGTTTCGTTGCGGCTGGCCGACACCTATCATCTGAGCCAGCAGGGAATTGCCCTGTTCGCATTGGCCGGTGTTGCCGGTGCGGTTGCTGCTCCTATTGCCGGAAGACTGGCGGACCGGGGCTGGACCAGACCCCTGACGGGGCTTGCGTTTGTACTGGCGGCCGCAGCCTTTTTAATCGCTTACCTGTTCCAAAGTGATTCCAAAGTAACACTGGGACTGCTGGTTGTGGGAGCCATTATCCTGGATATGGGGGTTTCGGGGAACCTGGTGCTTGGACAGCGGGCGATCTATTCCCTTGGCAACGAAGCAAGAGGACGTTTGAACGGATTGTTTATGGCTATTTTCTTCATAGGCGGAGCCATTGGTTCCTCTCTCGGAGGCTGGGCATATGCGTATGGCGGCTGGGGGTTGACTACTCTGATCGGGCTGGCTCTGCCGGTGTTGGCCTTCCTGTACTACTTAACGGAGAAAAAACAAGCGTAAGCGGCAGGATCTTGTTAAAAAGACTGCTTTCTGGGCTGGATCAACCAGCGCTGGAGAGCGGTCTTTTCTTTTTATATGAAAATACCAAGCAGCAGAAGGTGCAACATAATCCGCATACAGCAGAGAAACAAACCATGATACTAGAGGGGATAAGGAAGATTTGTAAAGCTGCCGAAGTATCTACCTGAAGGGTTTGCTTTTGACCATGGGGAATTCAGCAAAGGGGAACAAGGTGTGAACGGCAAATACCTCGACCTGATATTCACCAGTGAAAAAATCGGCCAGAAGCTCTCCATGCAGTTTCGCTATTCCGACGAGGAAACAGCCTACGAAATGTCAACCAGCGGGAAGATGGAAAAAGTGCAGGTGAACGGCGCCGATGCTGTCATGATGGATGACAGAAGCCTGCATTGGGAAGCGGACGGCGTGTTGTATGCTATGAACACCTGTGGTCTGGAGCGGTCCGAGGTGTTGAAGATCGCTGAGTCGATCCGTTGACCAGAAATTAGCCGAAAAAAAGCAGCGGTTATCCATTTAGGAGAACCGCTGCTGTTTTATTCTATCCGAAATTTGGAGGCTGCTTCGGCCAGGCTTTTCGAGAGCTGATCTATGGTTCCCACCATCTCAGCCAGCTGGTCAACGGCGGAGGATTGCTCCATCATAGTAGCGGTAACTTCCTCTACCGATGCGGAAACCTCTTCTCCGGTAGCTGACAGGCTTTGAGCTGAATCGAGAACCTCGTCCTTATCCTTTTGCATATGAGCAATTTCATCGGCCATCGATTGGATTTGCACAGTGATTTCTGTGATTTTGTCCAGAATGGTCTGGAAGGCCGTTTGGGTTTGTCCTACGAGCTCATCCTGCTGTGCGGAAATCTGGTTAATCTCCATTACGCTATCATTATTTTCGGCGACAAACGCCAGGTTTTGTTGAATAATCTCATAAATTTCGTTCGATTGCCTCGAGCTTTGCTCAGCGAGCTTGCGAATCTCGGAGGCTACTACGGCAAAACCTCTTCCATGCTCCCCGGCTCTTGCAGCTTCAATCGATGCATTAAGGGCAAGCAGATTGGTCTGGGCGGCAATCTGATTAATGGCCCCCGTAATATTGCTGATGCTGTTGGAGCTATCCTGAAGCTTAACGGTGATGGCCGAGATTTTTTGGACTTCCTGTTCATTTTTGCTGCTGATCTCAATCAACCCTTCGACGACCTGATTGCTGGTATGGAAGACCTGGGTGATTTCTTCGGCTCTTTGTCTGACCGCTTGCGCGTTATCATTCATTCCGGCAAATTTCTCACTGAACCCGTAGAACTTATTGACGATTTGCTCGGTATCATTGGATTGAAGCTCCATCGCCTGGGCTATTCCCATTGAGGTCACCGAGGTTTCATTCACAGAACGGGCGGCCTGTTTGGAGGTCTCCTCCAGCTCATGGGTGCTTGTCTTAAGTATGGTGATCGAATCGTTCATATTGGTGATGAGCGCTTTATTTTGCTGGACCATGGTATTAAAGCTGTCCGCCAGATCCTTGAACTCACTTTTATAGCTGCCGTCTGCGGTCACCGTCAAATCTCCCGTAGCCAATGTTTTGAACCGTGAGGTCAGCGTAACTACAGGTTTGGTAATGGAACGGGACAGCAGCAGTCCGAAACCAATGGCAACCAGCAGGGCAATAACGGTTACAATCAATATCTTCATTAACATATCCTGAATGGGGCGTTCAATATCGTCGTAGGAATCAATAACGGATATAGTAAGGTCGGCCTTGGGAATTTTATTGATTCTCAGGTATTCAGTGCCCAGTTCGGTCGTCTGGATTTCCAGCTCATCCGTTGCCCGGGTCTCCAGTAAAGGTTTGATCCCCGGATCGTCACCGACATCCTGGCCAATACGCGCCGGGTCGGAGGAATTATATAATACAATCCCGCCCCGGCTTAGAACCTCAATTTTACCTTTGGCATTAATATTAATGTTGCCCAGTTTGTCGAGGAAGAAGTCGCTGGCTACTGTCATGGCCAGAACGCCCAGAACTTTGCCGTCGGCAGATTTGACCGGTTGCGAGAATACCAGGAGCAGTTTGTTGTTTGATTTGGAGACAATAGCGTCGCTGATAAACGATTTTCCTTTAAAGGCTTCTGTGAAATACTCCCGGTCAACCCGGGATTGCCCCAAACTCTCTTTATTGGTTCCTGCGACGATAGTCCCTTGCGAATCCAATACAAGCAAGGAGTCATTTCCTCCCTGCAGACTATCCTGAAGGATGGTGTTCGCTTTACTGAAAAGGGGATTGTCTGGGGAAAAGAACGCTTGATCCGATAAGGTTCCTTGTTCTCTAAGCTCTAGCAGCTCTTTGAAGGTATTATGCACGGAAATGACATAAGCGATTTGTTCCTCAAGCTGCATCGCTGTCCACAGTCCCTCGCCTATACGGTCACTATTCGCATTAATTTCATCCTTGCTCTTGCGGAGCAGCAGGTCCGAAGAAAACAGATAGACCGTGACCGAAGTAGCCAGGAGAACAACAGCCACAAGCAAGCTTAATAGAACGGGAAGTTTAACCTTCAATGAGATATTGCTTATTTTAGGGGATACGTTGTCTGCTTTCCACATGCTGTTTTTCTCCTCTGCTTTTGTTAAGTTACTCATATGGTTACGTTATATATCGGCTGCAAATTTACTTTAATTTAATGATAAAATTTTACATCCCACCAGGGTAAGATATCTAATATAGAGATATTTTCTCCTATACTAAAATGATCCAAAATGTTTTCGTGGGAGCTGTTGCGGTCATGGACAATCAAAATGAGCCTCGTCCGCGAAGGACATCGCCGGCATTCTGCAGACGATCAAGCAGAATATTAACCAGATGGAAGCAACGCTGATGGATTGTCTGGCCCAGAGCGAACGCCAGGCTGCGGCGACTGAGGAGATTACCGCCTCGATGCAGCAGATGTCTGCTTCCGCCGTTGAGATTGAGAAGATCGCGCGGTTGATATGAAGCGGGAGCCCAGCGGTCTGCTGATCCGTGATTTAGCGCTGTCCGATTGGTCCTGGTGACTGTTTGCTCACCCAATTCACCTCAGTAAGCCTGCGCTCTGCGCGGGCTTTTTGTATTGCTGTCCGGCTGTCTGTCATTATCCATCCTGCTTGTCATGCCCGTCTGCATAATGCAGGCAAGTCCCTCATAGACATGTACTAATCAATGCTTTTCAAAACAGGTTAAGGGGATGATGTCATGCGCCGGATAACATGGGTACTCGCGATCATTATGAGCGTGGCCCTGGTGCTCGCGGGATGCGGGAAGAAGGACGCCGCTTCCGTGGTCAAGGATTTGAACAATGTGTCTGACAAACTGGAGAGCAAGCAGGGGGCTTACCAGGGTTCGGGCACGATGACGCTGTACACCGGCGAGCAGCCGCAGGAGTATAAGGTGGAGGTCTGGTACAAGAATCCTTCCTACTACCGGATCAGCCTGTCGAACGTCCAAAAGGATGTTACGCAAATCGTGCTGCGCAATGATGAGGGCGTATTCGTACTGACACCAAGCCTTGGCAAAAGCTTCCGCTTCCAAAGCGACTGGCCGGACAATCAAGGCCAGGTCTATCTGTACCAGACGCTGCTCCGGGGAATTGTCTCCGACAACAACCGCCAGTTTGCGGAGGATGGAGACAACTATGTGTTCGAGGTAGCGGCCAATTACCAGAGCAGCGCGCTGGTCCGCCAGAAAATCTGGCTGGCGAAGAAGACCTATGAGCCGAAGCAGGTGCAGGTCTCTGATTCCGAAGCTAAGGTTGTGGTGAACGTGAAGTTCGACAGCTTCAAGTTCGATCCGGAATTTACCAAGGATTCTTTTGATATGCAAAAGAATATGGCAACAGGCAGCGCATCCGAAAGCACGCTGGCGGAAGTGGACGAGAATGGCAATCCGGTCGCTGCGCCGGAGAACGCCCGCCAGGAAGGCCAGACGGCAGCTGCTGAACCCGGTGATTTCGGGATTATTGAACCGGGTTATATCCCAGCCGGTGTGCAGCTGAAAGATTCCAACAAACTTGAGGACAGCAAGGATCATTCTGTGCTTCTCCGCTATGATGGAACATACCAGTACACGATCATTGAGTCCCGGCCGCTGGACCGCGCTGTCTCACTGGCACCGGCAACCTTGATTGATCTCGGGTTCACCGCAGGGGCGCTGACCGGTGATGAGCAGAAGACACTGACCTGGATGAGCGATGGGGTGCAGTACCGGATCACCAGTGCAAATCTTCCTGTGAACGAAATGATGCAGATTGCCGCTTCTATGGAGGAACAATCGGGTAAGTAAATATCAGTAGGCGGATACTGCGTATGGTGGGAGTCATTCCTCTACAAGCAGTATCCGCTTTTTTCAGCTGTTCTGACCCTGACAGGACCATTGGAGGTTCTGCCAAAAGATAGCTCCCTGCTTACATTGACAGCCGCCTTCGATTAGCATTACCATTGACGGTAAGACTATAATCAACACGATGCAGAGATGTTTTACTACAATGTTAGAAGGTGACCCTGAAGTGCAAGCAAGCTATCGACCTACAGTAGCCGAGATTAACCTCGATGATCTGCGTGCCAATTATGAGGCCTTCCGCAAGGCTCTTCCTGCGGAGACCAAGTTCATGGGATGCGTCAAAGGAAATGCGTACGGCCATGGAGCGGTGGAAGTGACCCGGGAGCTGGAACGGCTTGGAGCGGATTATGTAAGTGTTGCTTTTTTGGATGAGGCATTGGAGCTGCGTCAAGCGGGAATACTAATTCCTATTCTGGTGCTCGGCTACACCTCTCCGGAAGGAATACCCGTTGCCTGGAAGAACCATGTAACCGTAACACTGTTCACCCCGGAGGTGCTGGAGGCGGTTAGACAGCTTCCGGTTGACCCGGAGCACCGGCTGAAAGTGCACATCAAGATAGACAGCGGGATGGGACGGCTGGGGCTTTTGCCGGCTGATGCCCCCGATTTTATCGCTGAAGTGCATTCTGTAGCGCAGGCGGAGCTGGAGGGGATGTTCACACATTTTGCCAAAGCAGACGAAAGCAACAAAAGCTATACACTGATGCAGTACCGACGGTTTATGAGCGTGGCCGAAACGCTTCGGGACAGAGACATTCACATCCCGATCATACATACGGGCAATAGCGCTACGGCCATTGATACACCTCTTCTATCCAGTAACATGGTGCGTGTAGGCATAAGCTTGTACGGTTTCTATCCCTCGACAGAGGTGAACCGCGAGCTGGTGGCTTTACACCCGGTAATGACGCTGAAGACGCAGGCAGTCTATGTCAAAACCCTGCCGCCCGATTGGGGCATCAGCTACGGCACCCGGTACTTCACAGACAGCGAGGAGATCATTGCGACGCTTCCGGTGGGGTACGCCGACGGATATTCCCGCATGCTAACAGGCAAAGCGGAGGTGCTAATACGCGGACGCCGCGTTCCTGTCGTCGGAACCATCTGCATGGACCAGTGTATGGTAACGCTCAAATCTTTCGCTGAAGAAGCGGAACAAATCAAAGCTGGCGAAGAGGTTGTACTCATCGGACGCCAGGGTGCCGTGTCCAT
This genomic interval carries:
- a CDS encoding MFS transporter, with the protein product MNVKHAQASAASKAVPGWITFLLAASCGLIVANLYYAQTLVGPISAATHLSSGAAGLIVTLTQIGYVIGLLFVVPLSDIIENRRLTVTSLAVVVAALAAATLAPNAPLFLAASLFIGLGSVAAQILVPYASYLAAEEHRGRVVGNVMSGLLLGIMFARPLASFVSGLWGWHAIFAISAVIIALLTILLSRVLPKRQPIPTMNYGGLIRSLGTLLKTTPVLRRRALYQASLFGTFSLFWTTVSLRLADTYHLSQQGIALFALAGVAGAVAAPIAGRLADRGWTRPLTGLAFVLAAAAFLIAYLFQSDSKVTLGLLVVGAIILDMGVSGNLVLGQRAIYSLGNEARGRLNGLFMAIFFIGGAIGSSLGGWAYAYGGWGLTTLIGLALPVLAFLYYLTEKKQA
- a CDS encoding DUF4367 domain-containing protein, with protein sequence MPKYLPEGFAFDHGEFSKGEQGVNGKYLDLIFTSEKIGQKLSMQFRYSDEETAYEMSTSGKMEKVQVNGADAVMMDDRSLHWEADGVLYAMNTCGLERSEVLKIAESIR
- a CDS encoding methyl-accepting chemotaxis protein, which codes for MWKADNVSPKISNISLKVKLPVLLSLLVAVVLLATSVTVYLFSSDLLLRKSKDEINANSDRIGEGLWTAMQLEEQIAYVISVHNTFKELLELREQGTLSDQAFFSPDNPLFSKANTILQDSLQGGNDSLLVLDSQGTIVAGTNKESLGQSRVDREYFTEAFKGKSFISDAIVSKSNNKLLLVFSQPVKSADGKVLGVLAMTVASDFFLDKLGNININAKGKIEVLSRGGIVLYNSSDPARIGQDVGDDPGIKPLLETRATDELEIQTTELGTEYLRINKIPKADLTISVIDSYDDIERPIQDMLMKILIVTVIALLVAIGFGLLLSRSITKPVVTLTSRFKTLATGDLTVTADGSYKSEFKDLADSFNTMVQQNKALITNMNDSITILKTSTHELEETSKQAARSVNETSVTSMGIAQAMELQSNDTEQIVNKFYGFSEKFAGMNDNAQAVRQRAEEITQVFHTSNQVVEGLIEISSKNEQEVQKISAITVKLQDSSNSISNITGAINQIAAQTNLLALNASIEAARAGEHGRGFAVVASEIRKLAEQSSRQSNEIYEIIQQNLAFVAENNDSVMEINQISAQQDELVGQTQTAFQTILDKITEITVQIQSMADEIAHMQKDKDEVLDSAQSLSATGEEVSASVEEVTATMMEQSSAVDQLAEMVGTIDQLSKSLAEAASKFRIE
- a CDS encoding LolA family protein, which produces MRRITWVLAIIMSVALVLAGCGKKDAASVVKDLNNVSDKLESKQGAYQGSGTMTLYTGEQPQEYKVEVWYKNPSYYRISLSNVQKDVTQIVLRNDEGVFVLTPSLGKSFRFQSDWPDNQGQVYLYQTLLRGIVSDNNRQFAEDGDNYVFEVAANYQSSALVRQKIWLAKKTYEPKQVQVSDSEAKVVVNVKFDSFKFDPEFTKDSFDMQKNMATGSASESTLAEVDENGNPVAAPENARQEGQTAAAEPGDFGIIEPGYIPAGVQLKDSNKLEDSKDHSVLLRYDGTYQYTIIESRPLDRAVSLAPATLIDLGFTAGALTGDEQKTLTWMSDGVQYRITSANLPVNEMMQIAASMEEQSGK
- the alr gene encoding alanine racemase produces the protein MQASYRPTVAEINLDDLRANYEAFRKALPAETKFMGCVKGNAYGHGAVEVTRELERLGADYVSVAFLDEALELRQAGILIPILVLGYTSPEGIPVAWKNHVTVTLFTPEVLEAVRQLPVDPEHRLKVHIKIDSGMGRLGLLPADAPDFIAEVHSVAQAELEGMFTHFAKADESNKSYTLMQYRRFMSVAETLRDRDIHIPIIHTGNSATAIDTPLLSSNMVRVGISLYGFYPSTEVNRELVALHPVMTLKTQAVYVKTLPPDWGISYGTRYFTDSEEIIATLPVGYADGYSRMLTGKAEVLIRGRRVPVVGTICMDQCMVTLKSFAEEAEQIKAGEEVVLIGRQGAVSITADELALHLGTIHYEVICMLAHRVPRVYVREGAAPNLVNPLLQT